A window of Terriglobus sp. RCC_193 contains these coding sequences:
- a CDS encoding SPOR domain-containing protein: MSSLFDTDDDISLRTRRGAENRSRERSVEMADHSTADREVTLNTGTVLALFFALALICAVFFGFGYSMGRKSTQAPVTAANSATTDTTADDTASHSSASDKPAPGSPAIQPVPGYMSQQEANDANSKSTQSVAAVPARAAVTPAVPAATRTTVAATAAAPAPVVRATPPPAPVAATAPVTTSAVASAGAVFVQIAAVSHQEDADVLKSALGRRGYKVVERSDASDRLIHVQIGPFTDRKSAEATRQKLLSDGYNAFLK, translated from the coding sequence ATGAGTTCCCTGTTCGATACGGATGACGATATTTCTCTCCGCACCCGCCGTGGTGCGGAGAATCGCAGCCGTGAACGCTCCGTGGAAATGGCCGACCACTCGACCGCAGATCGCGAAGTGACGTTGAACACAGGGACTGTGCTGGCGCTGTTCTTTGCGCTGGCACTGATCTGCGCCGTCTTCTTCGGGTTTGGTTACTCAATGGGCCGCAAGTCCACGCAAGCGCCGGTGACCGCAGCGAACTCCGCGACGACGGATACCACTGCAGACGATACTGCTTCCCACAGTTCTGCTTCAGACAAGCCTGCCCCGGGATCGCCTGCGATTCAGCCGGTGCCGGGCTATATGTCGCAACAGGAAGCAAACGACGCCAACAGCAAGTCAACGCAGAGTGTTGCGGCAGTTCCTGCTCGTGCTGCTGTAACGCCTGCTGTTCCGGCTGCTACACGCACCACCGTTGCGGCGACTGCTGCTGCGCCCGCCCCCGTTGTACGGGCTACGCCTCCGCCAGCTCCGGTAGCAGCGACAGCTCCTGTAACAACGTCTGCTGTGGCTTCGGCTGGTGCTGTGTTTGTGCAGATTGCCGCCGTCTCGCACCAGGAAGATGCTGACGTGCTGAAGAGTGCGCTGGGACGTCGTGGATACAAGGTGGTGGAACGCAGCGATGCGAGCGATCGCCTGATCCATGTGCAGATTGGCCCGTTCACGGATCGCAAGTCTGCGGAAGCCACACGGCAGAAGCTGCTGTCAGACGGCTACAACGCATTCCTGAAATAG
- a CDS encoding ArnT family glycosyltransferase, with protein MTRRIDAQERAPISVTRLFAPVFAAVTLLHVTLLRLPYFWDEGGYYIPAAWDFFRFGTVIPVTTVRNAHPPLPSVVMVAWWKTFGFHILSTRLLMCVVTTFALLAVFKLARMFVGQAAAFAVLVLTAIYPVWFAQSTLAHADMFAAAFTLWALCFYADRPGWTLSVSHGSVQRNAVWVAVLFSLACLAKETAIVIPAALFCFEVMLLADRRPAVMARIAGSEDAEQSHRLDWRWLLALVVPALVLVLWYVYHHWKTGFTFGNPEYLRYNATANMSVHRVLLSMRHRFVHLTLHMNLYLPVLAAIMIFLLPSRTGKPILPRPALRMITVLLVVQWIAFSVLGGALLTRYLLPAYPLLLMVCVAAWQSRMRRWPLIAALTLVAFAIGCEVNPPYPFAPEDNLAYRDMIVVHQHAIDFVTSRYPQATVLTAWPVLADLQRPELGYLKTPVKTAATENFSREELRKATVNPSAYDVVIVFSTKYDPPMGGLNLAGHSRNDDKRFYDYHADLLPAEAAAMLHGQVVWEEDRKGEWAAVITFPRGYDVRLLSPFRGMASGRKL; from the coding sequence GTGACACGCAGGATCGACGCACAGGAACGCGCGCCGATCTCTGTCACGAGACTCTTCGCTCCTGTGTTTGCAGCGGTGACACTGCTGCATGTGACGCTGCTGCGCCTGCCCTACTTCTGGGATGAAGGCGGTTATTACATTCCGGCGGCTTGGGATTTTTTTCGTTTCGGTACGGTGATTCCTGTCACGACGGTGCGCAATGCGCATCCTCCGCTGCCGAGCGTTGTGATGGTGGCATGGTGGAAGACCTTCGGCTTTCACATTCTTTCGACACGTTTATTGATGTGTGTGGTCACGACATTCGCTTTGCTGGCTGTGTTCAAACTGGCACGGATGTTTGTGGGGCAGGCCGCAGCATTTGCCGTGCTGGTGCTTACGGCGATCTATCCGGTTTGGTTTGCGCAATCGACGCTGGCACATGCGGATATGTTTGCTGCCGCGTTTACGCTGTGGGCGCTTTGTTTTTATGCGGACCGGCCGGGATGGACCTTATCTGTTTCGCATGGCTCAGTGCAGCGCAATGCGGTGTGGGTTGCTGTGCTGTTTTCGCTGGCCTGCTTGGCAAAGGAAACAGCGATTGTGATTCCGGCTGCGCTGTTTTGTTTTGAGGTGATGCTGCTGGCGGATCGTCGGCCTGCGGTGATGGCACGCATCGCAGGTTCAGAGGATGCAGAGCAGTCTCATCGGTTGGATTGGCGATGGTTGCTGGCGCTTGTTGTTCCGGCGTTGGTGCTGGTGCTTTGGTACGTGTATCACCACTGGAAGACTGGCTTCACCTTCGGTAATCCTGAATATCTGCGCTACAACGCTACGGCGAACATGAGCGTGCATCGTGTGTTGCTTTCGATGCGGCATCGCTTTGTTCACCTGACGCTGCATATGAATCTTTACCTTCCGGTGCTGGCTGCGATTATGATTTTTCTGCTGCCTTCGCGGACGGGTAAGCCGATTCTGCCGCGGCCTGCACTGCGCATGATTACGGTGTTGCTAGTGGTGCAGTGGATTGCGTTTTCGGTACTTGGCGGCGCGTTGCTGACGCGCTATCTGCTGCCTGCGTATCCGCTGTTGTTGATGGTGTGCGTGGCCGCATGGCAGAGCCGGATGCGGCGGTGGCCGCTGATTGCTGCGTTAACGCTGGTTGCGTTTGCGATTGGGTGCGAGGTGAATCCGCCGTATCCGTTTGCGCCGGAAGATAACCTGGCGTATCGCGACATGATTGTGGTGCATCAGCACGCGATTGATTTTGTGACGAGCCGGTATCCGCAGGCGACGGTATTGACGGCGTGGCCGGTGCTGGCGGATTTGCAGCGGCCTGAGTTGGGTTATCTGAAGACGCCGGTGAAGACAGCCGCTACAGAAAACTTTTCGCGCGAAGAGTTGCGCAAGGCTACCGTGAATCCGTCTGCGTATGACGTGGTGATTGTGTTTTCCACAAAGTATGACCCGCCGATGGGTGGGCTGAATCTGGCGGGGCACAGCCGCAATGATGACAAGCGGTTCTACGACTATCATGCTGACCTGCTACCGGCAGAGGCTGCTGCGATGCTGCACGGGCAGGTGGTGTGGGAAGAGGATCGCAAGGGCGAATGGGCAGCAGTGATCACATTCCCACGTGGCTATGATGTGCGGTTGCTGTCTCCCTTTCGCGGCATGGCTTCGGGCCGCAAACTATAA
- a CDS encoding nodulation protein NfeD, with translation MYAAQPTKPTPPPLVVGIDFHDTLQPASAEVFVNAVRRANRLHAAAILVNLSSPGGMSVSADRMTAAMRSSQTPIIVWLGTGDSRVSGEALRLVAEADVVLMNKSSFLTPLWTETPRRQRPVDRSTGSQQLTVALADALRRHGRRLDAVDELSSGIHWFNAVDAQPMGLIDGTAEKQADVLRFLRDTGYRKNGIHQKVDLTHAHVEYDRPSPQTDLLLALMNPNLCVLLLTLGLLLIYLEINTPGVVVPGSAGVLLVLLAVYSLTRLPLTGTGVSLCVLAIALMVLEATTSRHGWFATAGVVCMVLGLGWLVNGPLPALQVSWGTAIGAGVGFGGVTAALMVLGLEARRSKVRTGSDAMLGWLAIAQTPLAPEGHILVRGELWRARLTSKDSAVAAGDHVKVLRADGMLLEVTAVPLASSLEQPGIGNA, from the coding sequence TTGTACGCTGCACAGCCGACGAAGCCGACGCCTCCGCCACTGGTAGTGGGGATTGATTTTCATGACACGCTGCAACCGGCAAGCGCCGAAGTATTCGTGAATGCTGTGAGGCGTGCCAATCGGCTGCATGCCGCGGCCATTCTGGTGAACCTGAGTTCTCCGGGAGGGATGAGTGTTTCCGCGGATCGTATGACGGCAGCCATGCGGAGTTCGCAGACGCCGATTATTGTGTGGCTGGGTACTGGCGACAGCCGCGTCAGCGGAGAGGCGTTGCGATTGGTGGCAGAGGCGGATGTCGTGCTCATGAACAAGAGCAGCTTCCTGACTCCGCTGTGGACAGAGACACCCCGCAGACAGCGTCCCGTGGACCGATCGACCGGAAGCCAGCAGCTTACCGTGGCACTGGCGGATGCGCTGCGGAGGCACGGTCGCCGCCTGGATGCGGTGGACGAACTGAGCAGCGGCATTCACTGGTTCAACGCAGTCGATGCGCAACCGATGGGTCTGATTGACGGCACCGCAGAGAAACAGGCGGACGTGCTTCGTTTTCTGAGGGACACGGGATATCGCAAAAACGGCATTCACCAAAAGGTGGACCTGACGCACGCGCACGTGGAATATGACAGGCCTTCACCGCAGACAGACCTGCTGCTGGCGCTGATGAACCCGAACCTGTGTGTTCTGCTGCTGACGCTGGGTCTGCTGTTGATCTACCTGGAGATCAACACGCCGGGCGTCGTTGTTCCGGGGTCAGCCGGTGTGCTGTTGGTTCTGCTGGCGGTGTACTCGCTGACGCGGCTGCCTTTGACGGGCACCGGCGTGTCGCTGTGCGTTCTGGCGATTGCGCTGATGGTCCTGGAGGCGACGACCTCTCGACATGGCTGGTTCGCCACGGCAGGTGTTGTTTGCATGGTGCTGGGGTTGGGGTGGCTGGTGAATGGGCCACTGCCGGCACTACAGGTAAGCTGGGGCACCGCGATTGGCGCGGGCGTTGGGTTTGGCGGCGTGACGGCAGCACTGATGGTGCTGGGCCTGGAAGCTCGGCGCTCCAAGGTGCGGACCGGATCGGACGCCATGCTGGGGTGGCTGGCTATTGCGCAGACGCCGTTAGCTCCGGAAGGTCATATTCTGGTGCGCGGAGAGCTGTGGCGGGCACGCCTGACCTCAAAAGACAGCGCCGTGGCAGCGGGTGACCACGTAAAGGTGCTGCGTGCCGATGGCATGCTGCTGGAAGTAACGGCCGTCCCCCTGGCCTCCAGCCTGGAACAACCAGGAATCGGGAACGCCTGA
- a CDS encoding polymer-forming cytoskeletal protein has protein sequence MWKPNTPGSGAATPSTPEPVRPSTTPAVSSYEQQPSTRTASPQAPAATGEQATIGKSLMIKGEVTGSESLYIDGRIEGTINLPGNRVTVGRNGQVAANISAREIVVLGKVRGNCQASDRIDIRSEGSLTGDVIAARISIEDGAFFKGGIDIRKPGDPKAAAAATTTSAPAEQGQLVGAESAS, from the coding sequence ATGTGGAAACCCAACACTCCCGGCTCCGGCGCTGCCACACCCTCCACCCCTGAACCCGTCCGTCCCAGCACCACTCCTGCTGTGTCGTCCTATGAACAGCAGCCCAGCACCCGCACCGCCAGTCCGCAGGCACCTGCCGCTACCGGCGAGCAGGCGACCATCGGCAAGAGCCTGATGATCAAGGGCGAGGTTACCGGCTCGGAATCGCTGTACATCGACGGCCGCATCGAAGGCACCATCAACCTGCCGGGCAACCGCGTCACCGTGGGCCGCAATGGTCAGGTGGCGGCGAACATCTCCGCCCGCGAGATCGTGGTCCTGGGCAAGGTTCGCGGCAACTGCCAGGCAAGCGACCGCATTGACATCCGCAGCGAAGGCTCGCTGACGGGCGACGTGATTGCAGCCCGCATCTCCATTGAAGATGGCGCGTTCTTCAAGGGCGGCATCGACATCCGCAAGCCCGGCGACCCGAAGGCTGCCGCTGCTGCCACCACGACTTCCGCTCCAGCCGAACAGGGCCAGCTTGTTGGCGCGGAATCGGCTTCGTAA
- a CDS encoding tetratricopeptide repeat protein, with protein sequence MRLTTLSRTVLVAVTAVVPAFAAQAQAQEEAGGRVVLVLPFDNRSGQANLDWIGESFANTLNARLQSAGFLTISRDDRVYALDHLGLPEGFRPSRATTIRIAQTLDAQFVVVGNFNVADGNVTANAQVLAVNKLDMTAPLQQSAGLPRLLDVENNLAWLVARTMDPKLNVSQTTFEAASAGLKLDAYESYIRGLTAPTADERLNRLKTAVQLAPSNTEALLALGKMQYTRGDYAAAAATLSTVPSNDPLALEAGFYRGLAQFNNAKYADAEGAFATVSTKLPLPEVVNNQAVAMARQHKDAIPQLARASQADPQDADYHFNLAVSYRRKGDNVHAKEQIDQAVKLKPNDAEAKQLQAVMNGTQQAPAGFDPQERIRRTYSEAAFRQAAFQLDQIRAAHLASLPADQQATAYTQAGQDYLNQGLVLEAEREFQSALQADPKSAEAHAGLAMVRERSGNTDDARKEAQASLNAKPNAAAYLVLARLDISANNNAAAASDVANALRLEPQNGSALAMKNLLAGRGVSLP encoded by the coding sequence ATGCGTCTGACCACCCTCAGCCGGACTGTACTTGTGGCCGTTACCGCCGTTGTTCCAGCCTTTGCGGCGCAGGCACAGGCACAGGAAGAAGCGGGCGGGCGCGTGGTGCTGGTGCTGCCGTTTGATAACCGCTCCGGGCAGGCGAATCTGGATTGGATTGGCGAGTCGTTTGCCAACACACTGAATGCACGGTTGCAGTCGGCTGGTTTTCTGACGATTTCGCGCGATGACCGCGTGTATGCGCTGGATCATCTTGGATTGCCGGAAGGATTTCGCCCCTCGCGCGCGACGACCATTCGCATTGCACAGACGCTGGATGCGCAGTTTGTGGTGGTGGGCAACTTCAATGTTGCGGATGGAAACGTTACCGCCAATGCGCAGGTGCTGGCGGTAAACAAGCTGGACATGACTGCACCGCTGCAGCAGAGTGCAGGGCTGCCGCGCCTGCTGGATGTGGAGAACAACCTGGCGTGGCTGGTAGCGCGCACCATGGACCCGAAGCTCAACGTGTCGCAGACAACGTTTGAAGCAGCATCGGCGGGGCTGAAGCTGGATGCGTATGAGAGCTACATCCGCGGGCTTACGGCTCCGACTGCGGATGAACGTCTGAATCGCCTGAAGACTGCGGTGCAGCTTGCGCCGAGCAACACGGAAGCGCTGCTGGCACTGGGCAAGATGCAATACACACGCGGCGATTATGCCGCAGCAGCAGCGACGCTGAGCACGGTGCCATCGAATGATCCACTGGCGCTGGAGGCGGGTTTTTATCGTGGGCTGGCGCAGTTTAACAATGCGAAGTATGCCGACGCAGAAGGCGCGTTTGCCACGGTAAGTACGAAGCTGCCGTTGCCGGAAGTGGTGAATAACCAGGCTGTGGCGATGGCTCGTCAGCACAAAGATGCCATCCCGCAACTGGCTCGGGCTTCGCAGGCCGATCCACAGGATGCGGATTATCACTTTAACCTGGCGGTGAGCTATCGACGCAAGGGCGATAACGTTCACGCCAAGGAACAGATTGATCAGGCCGTAAAACTGAAGCCGAACGATGCGGAGGCGAAGCAGCTACAGGCGGTGATGAACGGCACGCAGCAGGCCCCCGCAGGATTTGACCCGCAGGAACGCATACGCCGCACGTATTCCGAGGCGGCGTTCCGGCAGGCTGCATTCCAGCTCGACCAGATTCGCGCGGCACATCTTGCTTCGTTGCCCGCAGATCAGCAGGCGACCGCTTATACGCAGGCGGGACAGGATTATCTGAACCAGGGGCTGGTGCTGGAGGCGGAACGCGAGTTCCAGTCGGCGCTGCAGGCCGATCCGAAATCGGCAGAAGCCCATGCCGGGCTGGCGATGGTGCGGGAACGTTCCGGCAACACCGATGACGCGCGCAAGGAAGCGCAGGCCAGTTTGAATGCGAAGCCGAATGCCGCCGCTTACCTGGTGTTGGCACGGCTGGACATCAGCGCGAACAACAACGCTGCCGCTGCGTCGGACGTGGCCAATGCGCTGCGGCTGGAACCGCAAAATGGTTCGGCACTGGCAATGAAGAACCTGCTGGCAGGACGCGGGGTGTCGCTTCCATGA
- the mpl gene encoding UDP-N-acetylmuramate:L-alanyl-gamma-D-glutamyl-meso-diaminopimelate ligase, with protein sequence MHGTKHIHLIGICGTAMASLAGMLQAQGHRITGSDAAAYPPMSDQLLAMGITPMQPYNEAHLDPAPDLVVIGNAISRGNVELEAVLDRRLPFTSMAALIHDEFLRNREPLVVTGTHGKTTTTSMLAWIYETAAKQNPQFTPSFLIGGVAENFGTSFAVRESSPFILEGDEYDTAFFDKGPKFLHYFPSAAILTHVEFDHADIYADLAAVKTAFKRLVNLIPRRGRLIAFDASENVTECIAKAFCQVGRYGFKEGSFWKLTNFEAGAISRWTLLRRGEHFADLELPMAGEHNALNASAAAALAAGEGVPAAAIVEALKTFRSVKRRLEVRAEVDGITIIDDFAHHPTAIRETLRALRGSYPGRRLIAVLEPRSNTLRRNVFERELIESLAMADRVVLAEVYQSASIPAEERLHPAAVVGALNIAGVPATLLPDADAITTELAASLHNGDVVAILSNGGFGDIYNKLPAALRSR encoded by the coding sequence ATGCACGGAACGAAACACATCCATCTCATCGGCATTTGCGGCACGGCGATGGCATCGCTCGCGGGCATGTTGCAGGCGCAGGGGCACCGGATCACCGGCTCGGATGCAGCGGCCTATCCGCCCATGAGCGATCAGTTACTGGCTATGGGTATCACGCCCATGCAGCCTTATAACGAAGCGCATCTCGATCCCGCGCCAGACCTCGTCGTCATCGGCAACGCCATCTCGCGTGGCAACGTGGAGCTTGAGGCCGTGCTCGATCGCCGCTTGCCCTTCACCAGCATGGCCGCGCTTATCCACGATGAATTCCTGCGCAACCGAGAACCACTTGTCGTTACCGGAACGCACGGCAAAACAACAACGACCAGTATGCTCGCGTGGATCTACGAGACTGCAGCAAAGCAGAACCCGCAGTTCACGCCGTCGTTCCTGATCGGTGGTGTTGCAGAAAACTTCGGCACCAGCTTCGCTGTGCGGGAGTCGTCGCCCTTTATCCTCGAAGGCGATGAATACGACACCGCCTTCTTCGACAAGGGGCCGAAGTTCCTGCATTACTTCCCCTCCGCGGCCATTCTCACGCATGTGGAATTCGATCACGCAGACATCTACGCTGATCTCGCCGCGGTGAAAACAGCATTCAAGCGCCTCGTGAATCTCATCCCGCGCCGTGGTCGCCTGATCGCATTCGATGCGAGTGAAAACGTAACGGAGTGCATCGCCAAAGCCTTCTGCCAAGTGGGGCGCTATGGCTTTAAAGAAGGTTCGTTCTGGAAACTAACGAATTTCGAAGCGGGTGCCATATCGCGCTGGACGCTCCTGCGACGGGGCGAACACTTCGCGGATCTTGAACTCCCCATGGCGGGCGAGCACAACGCACTGAACGCATCCGCTGCCGCCGCACTCGCAGCAGGAGAGGGCGTTCCGGCGGCTGCCATCGTCGAAGCGCTGAAAACCTTCCGCAGCGTAAAGCGCCGCCTGGAAGTACGCGCAGAGGTTGACGGCATCACCATCATCGACGACTTCGCGCACCACCCCACGGCTATCCGCGAAACGCTGCGTGCGCTGCGCGGATCGTATCCTGGTCGCCGTCTTATCGCTGTTCTTGAACCACGTTCCAACACGCTGCGTCGCAATGTCTTCGAGCGCGAACTCATCGAAAGCCTCGCCATGGCAGATCGTGTGGTGCTTGCAGAGGTCTATCAATCCGCCAGTATCCCCGCGGAGGAACGCCTACATCCCGCAGCCGTTGTCGGTGCATTGAACATTGCGGGTGTGCCTGCCACTTTGCTACCCGACGCCGACGCTATCACCACGGAGCTGGCAGCCTCACTGCACAACGGTGATGTTGTCGCCATCCTCTCCAACGGAGGTTTCGGTGATATTTACAACAAGCTGCCCGCGGCGCTGAGGTCTCGATAA
- a CDS encoding DUF3467 domain-containing protein: MSDNTQIEPTLRVTQSDDYNDVYANSVQIRMSVWDFQLVFGTMQSNSPEEVTFLTKQGIFLSPQQAKALFNILGQNLAQYEGTFGEIKLEPLAQGGQVQ; the protein is encoded by the coding sequence ATGAGCGACAACACACAGATCGAACCCACCCTTCGCGTGACCCAGAGCGACGACTACAACGACGTGTACGCCAACAGCGTACAGATCCGCATGAGCGTGTGGGATTTCCAGCTGGTCTTCGGCACCATGCAGTCCAACTCGCCTGAAGAGGTCACCTTCCTCACGAAGCAGGGCATCTTCCTTTCGCCGCAGCAGGCGAAGGCTCTGTTCAACATCCTGGGCCAGAACCTGGCGCAGTACGAAGGCACCTTCGGCGAAATCAAGCTGGAGCCGCTGGCACAGGGCGGACAGGTTCAGTAA
- a CDS encoding asparaginase domain-containing protein: protein MNPVLLPSPYDVGMHRVHLITTGGTIEKRYVEQAGSMENTEPQIRRCLSLLRLPDIEITVEELMNKDSLFMTDDDRRLIAERAVAKAMEGVPVLVTHGTDTVVETGRVVADALAHNAGAGNIPVVFTGAMTPFGIEGSDAIQNLTEGLLATRLLNDGVFLVFHGDVFPIGNVAKDRENSRFRHV from the coding sequence TTGAACCCGGTTCTGTTGCCGTCGCCTTATGATGTGGGGATGCATCGCGTTCACCTGATTACGACTGGCGGCACCATTGAGAAGCGGTATGTGGAGCAGGCTGGCTCCATGGAAAATACGGAGCCGCAGATTCGCCGCTGTCTTTCACTGTTGCGGTTGCCGGATATTGAAATCACCGTGGAAGAGTTGATGAACAAGGACTCTTTGTTCATGACGGATGACGACCGCAGGCTGATTGCAGAGCGTGCGGTGGCAAAGGCGATGGAAGGCGTTCCTGTGCTGGTGACGCATGGCACCGATACTGTGGTTGAAACGGGCAGGGTGGTGGCCGATGCGCTGGCACACAATGCCGGTGCGGGGAATATTCCCGTCGTCTTTACCGGAGCGATGACGCCGTTTGGGATTGAAGGATCGGATGCGATTCAGAACCTGACGGAGGGCCTGCTGGCGACGCGGCTGTTGAATGATGGGGTGTTTCTGGTCTTTCATGGCGACGTGTTCCCGATCGGGAACGTGGCTAAAGATCGTGAAAACAGCCGCTTTCGGCATGTGTAG
- a CDS encoding lysophospholipid acyltransferase family protein encodes MWAAIKMVITFAGLGIPAGLVLIPWTFLTKKIQPMYRVGKWISAAGIRAAGIKVEQHGRENIPDRPAIFVPNHISNLDPPIMVPLIPGTPSIMLKAELLRIPVLGRAWQMAKYVPVYREGGREAAVRTARYAAEVIRGGLSMLIFAEGTRSKTGRLQAFKAGPFHLAQSTGAPIVPVAISGTESMMRKGSSRVYPGVAKVTFLPPVDPADYPNRAEMVAEVRRRIISALPDAMQPLEAE; translated from the coding sequence ATGTGGGCCGCAATCAAAATGGTCATTACCTTCGCCGGACTTGGCATTCCGGCGGGCCTCGTCCTTATCCCCTGGACATTTCTCACGAAGAAAATCCAGCCCATGTACCGCGTGGGCAAATGGATCTCCGCAGCAGGCATCCGAGCAGCGGGAATCAAGGTGGAGCAGCATGGCCGTGAAAATATCCCGGACCGCCCAGCCATCTTCGTTCCCAACCACATCTCCAACCTTGATCCACCGATCATGGTGCCGCTTATTCCTGGCACACCCAGCATCATGCTGAAGGCGGAGCTGCTAAGGATTCCTGTGCTGGGCAGGGCATGGCAGATGGCAAAGTACGTCCCCGTCTACCGCGAAGGTGGCCGCGAAGCCGCGGTGCGCACCGCGCGTTACGCCGCAGAGGTCATTCGTGGCGGACTATCCATGCTCATCTTTGCAGAAGGCACGCGCTCGAAAACGGGACGTCTGCAGGCATTCAAGGCAGGCCCATTCCACCTCGCGCAATCCACGGGAGCCCCCATCGTTCCAGTAGCTATTTCCGGCACGGAATCCATGATGCGGAAGGGAAGCTCCAGGGTCTATCCCGGTGTGGCGAAGGTGACATTTCTGCCGCCGGTGGATCCAGCAGATTATCCCAACCGCGCAGAAATGGTGGCAGAGGTACGCCGACGCATCATCAGCGCGTTGCCGGATGCCATGCAGCCATTGGAAGCCGAATAA